The following are encoded in a window of Trichocoleus sp. FACHB-46 genomic DNA:
- a CDS encoding antitoxin family protein, with amino-acid sequence MKTITAIYEQGVLRLTQPVELPEGTEVQVVIIKNGASAPKGNAASILAAIAALPEETTSSGVIVTVDET; translated from the coding sequence ATGAAAACAATTACGGCGATTTATGAGCAAGGTGTTTTAAGGCTTACTCAGCCTGTTGAGCTACCGGAAGGCACAGAAGTACAAGTCGTGATAATTAAGAATGGCGCTAGTGCTCCAAAAGGAAATGCTGCAAGTATCCTAGCCGCGATCGCTGCTCTACCTGAGGAAACTACTAGCAGCGGAGTCATAGTAACTGTTGATGAAACATAG
- a CDS encoding type II toxin-antitoxin system PemK/MazF family toxin translates to MVVKRFDVYLVNLNPTIGSEIQKTRPCLVVSPDEMNRNISTVIIAPMTTKGREYPTRVACRFQGKDGQIVLDQLRTVDKVRLVKRLGRISTAAQKVVLAVLTEMFSE, encoded by the coding sequence ATGGTAGTTAAGCGTTTTGATGTATATCTAGTAAACCTCAATCCCACTATCGGCAGTGAAATTCAAAAAACTCGTCCCTGTTTAGTCGTGTCTCCAGACGAGATGAACCGAAATATTAGTACTGTGATCATTGCACCGATGACGACAAAAGGACGGGAGTATCCAACACGGGTAGCTTGTCGTTTTCAGGGCAAAGATGGTCAAATTGTTTTGGATCAACTTCGTACGGTTGATAAAGTACGGCTTGTAAAGCGGCTTGGTCGCATCAGCACTGCTGCACAAAAAGTAGTTTTGGCGGTTTTAACAGAGATGTTTTCTGAATAG
- a CDS encoding AbrB/MazE/SpoVT family DNA-binding domain-containing protein, with product MNPVVKTRIIKIGNSQGIRIPKLLLEQLQLSDEVELEVQQNQLIIRPVRSVRQRWDEEFQKMAEHGDDHLLDQEPTSLTSWDSDEWEW from the coding sequence GTGAACCCAGTTGTCAAAACTCGCATCATCAAAATCGGCAATTCTCAAGGAATTCGGATTCCTAAGTTACTGCTAGAGCAATTGCAGCTCAGTGATGAAGTGGAACTAGAGGTGCAGCAAAACCAACTCATCATTCGTCCTGTCCGATCTGTACGCCAACGTTGGGACGAGGAATTTCAGAAAATGGCTGAGCACGGAGACGATCACTTACTAGATCAGGAGCCGACAAGCCTAACAAGCTGGGATTCGGATGAGTGGGAATGGTAG